A section of the Methanosarcina mazei S-6 genome encodes:
- a CDS encoding rhodanese-like domain-containing protein, with translation MFYFAAVLMAFLMIIPGIAAAETCPDGYKNVSVCKAEKMVEKEDVFLLDVRTPAEFNKTHIEGTILIPVKNVPAQDPVELSSDELLEVRINEVPADEKILVYCKSGARSAAACSLLVSNGYRKVYNMRGGIDCWLARGCTVDVNADKADELLGTGEFFLLDVRTPAEFNAGYIEGAILIPLKNVPKEDPVELPPEKLLAQCLCEIPENKPILVYCKSGTRSDAARDLLVDSGYRHVYNLEGGILTWKAEGYPTVCPAI, from the coding sequence ATGTTTTATTTTGCTGCGGTCCTTATGGCATTTCTCATGATCATTCCGGGAATTGCCGCCGCAGAGACCTGTCCAGATGGATATAAAAATGTGAGTGTTTGTAAAGCTGAAAAGATGGTCGAAAAAGAAGACGTATTTCTTCTGGATGTGCGTACTCCTGCTGAATTTAATAAAACACATATTGAGGGCACGATACTTATTCCTGTGAAAAATGTACCTGCACAGGACCCTGTAGAATTATCCTCTGATGAACTGCTGGAAGTGAGAATAAATGAAGTGCCAGCCGATGAAAAAATACTTGTTTACTGCAAGAGTGGTGCCAGAAGTGCCGCTGCATGCAGTTTACTTGTCAGCAACGGATACAGGAAAGTCTATAATATGAGAGGAGGCATTGACTGCTGGTTAGCCAGAGGGTGTACTGTAGATGTAAACGCCGATAAAGCTGATGAACTGCTCGGTACAGGGGAGTTCTTCCTTCTGGATGTGCGCACTCCGGCTGAATTTAATGCAGGGTATATTGAGGGGGCAATATTGATTCCACTGAAAAATGTTCCAAAGGAAGACCCGGTTGAATTACCCCCGGAAAAGCTCTTAGCTCAATGCCTCTGTGAAATTCCGGAAAATAAGCCTATTCTGGTTTATTGCAAGAGTGGGACAAGAAGCGATGCTGCAAGAGATTTACTGGTAGATTCAGGTTACAGGCATGTCTATAATTTGGAAGGCGGCATCCTCACCTGGAAAGCTGAGGGATACCCTACAGTTTGTCCAGCTATTTGA
- a CDS encoding PGF-pre-PGF domain-containing protein: MKKYLSILLVSVLIFGAVLPCATAGAKAISSGDNSTIEDETTVVDVSDDTNENSVKKEDNIVADDSVVIDTTVISTDNDIYNSDDDYVYSDDDIITSVNTDDDIITANNSTVYDGNVVSSDDDIVITDSSQTNIQYIETTQINMDNSQTVTVDVKNDNSVVNNIYFESTKDSGKAKVVIEDLKDDTGLVEKPSGDVYKSFNIWIDSDNVNNIENAAVDFKVEKTWLKANGIDESSIVLNMYDNGKWVKVPITITGQDSTYVYFTAKVSEYSTFAITSKTITVNNTITSTSSDNDTEEKSGITRSEIIHILEMILAYLKGN; encoded by the coding sequence ATGAAAAAATATCTGTCAATACTATTAGTTTCAGTCCTTATTTTTGGGGCTGTACTCCCGTGCGCTACTGCAGGGGCGAAGGCAATTTCATCAGGAGATAATTCGACTATTGAAGATGAGACTACTGTTGTTGATGTTTCTGATGACACCAATGAAAATTCAGTTAAAAAAGAAGACAATATCGTTGCAGATGATTCTGTTGTAATTGATACTACGGTAATATCTACAGATAACGATATTTACAATTCTGACGATGACTATGTGTATTCTGATGATGATATTATTACATCCGTAAACACAGACGACGATATTATCACAGCTAACAATTCTACTGTATACGACGGGAATGTTGTATCTTCAGATGATGACATAGTAATAACTGATTCGTCGCAGACTAATATCCAGTATATAGAAACAACACAGATAAACATGGATAATAGCCAGACGGTAACTGTTGACGTTAAAAATGACAATTCAGTTGTCAACAATATATATTTTGAATCAACAAAGGATTCAGGTAAGGCAAAAGTTGTTATCGAAGATCTGAAAGATGATACAGGCCTGGTTGAGAAACCATCAGGTGATGTCTACAAGTCATTTAATATATGGATCGACAGTGATAATGTAAATAATATTGAAAATGCAGCTGTTGATTTTAAAGTTGAAAAGACATGGCTTAAAGCAAATGGGATTGATGAATCCTCCATTGTCCTGAACATGTATGATAACGGTAAATGGGTAAAAGTGCCAATTACAATAACAGGACAGGATTCAACGTATGTGTACTTTACAGCTAAAGTATCAGAATATTCTACATTTGCAATTACTAGCAAAACAATAACTGTAAATAATACTATTACATCAACATCTTCGGATAATGATACAGAAGAAAAAAGTGGCATAACAAGAAGTGAGATTATACATATACTTGAAATGATTCTCGCATATCTTAAGGGAAACTAA